From a single Paenibacillus sp. FSL W8-0426 genomic region:
- a CDS encoding methyl-accepting chemotaxis protein has protein sequence MKWTLGAKTVAGLVLISVITYGTSAFFIFFLKDWFAFNIPDWLYISIVLILGVCWNGILGWGASRWLTRPIKHLATAAKQVSSGDLTVTIPKRQTQDEITILYDAFGGMVSNLRDIVNDIAESTRTTSQNAQSLSEAITQAAAQIEMMSDAVDHIAVGVEQQKVTSRQSLAMADEMLTDFQDMHGQSVSMTDLSGQMERSVVQTKETFSSLMNGMEELTASHDRSREIMLLLEKEASDIEVITQSVKNIAEETGLLALNASIEAARAGEEGSGFAVVAQQIRKLADESKQSVHRINELISRVQQRIRDTAQLIHVQHGLVVSESQRTVTVDETLHVLTGAVEVFMQGANKIGSQIAEQTSRVEQTHGHVKQIQGKASSFSDEAKRIMDAAHEETAIMQEISSSAEELRQLTDRLLDKTKAFRMQP, from the coding sequence ATGAAGTGGACTTTAGGCGCAAAAACGGTCGCAGGTTTAGTACTGATCTCGGTTATTACGTACGGAACTAGCGCTTTTTTTATATTCTTTCTGAAGGATTGGTTTGCATTTAATATTCCTGATTGGTTATATATATCGATCGTGCTGATCCTGGGGGTATGCTGGAACGGAATACTGGGTTGGGGCGCTTCCCGCTGGTTGACCCGTCCGATCAAACATTTGGCCACCGCTGCCAAACAAGTCTCTTCGGGCGATTTGACCGTCACGATCCCGAAGCGGCAGACACAGGATGAAATCACGATTCTGTACGATGCGTTCGGGGGCATGGTCAGCAATCTGAGGGATATCGTCAACGATATTGCGGAAAGCACCCGCACGACTTCGCAAAACGCCCAGTCGCTCAGCGAAGCGATCACCCAAGCGGCTGCCCAGATCGAGATGATGTCCGATGCCGTTGACCATATCGCCGTTGGCGTCGAGCAGCAGAAGGTAACTTCCCGTCAATCGCTCGCGATGGCCGATGAAATGCTGACGGATTTTCAGGACATGCACGGCCAATCCGTGAGCATGACCGATCTGTCGGGGCAGATGGAACGTTCGGTGGTTCAAACGAAAGAGACGTTTTCATCGTTGATGAACGGCATGGAGGAACTGACTGCTTCCCATGACCGTTCCAGAGAAATCATGCTGCTGCTTGAAAAGGAAGCGTCCGATATTGAAGTTATTACTCAATCCGTTAAGAACATTGCGGAAGAAACCGGGCTGCTTGCCCTTAATGCTTCCATCGAGGCTGCGCGCGCGGGCGAGGAAGGTTCAGGCTTTGCGGTCGTTGCCCAGCAAATTCGCAAGCTGGCAGATGAGAGCAAGCAGTCCGTGCACCGGATCAACGAATTGATCAGCCGCGTGCAGCAGCGAATTCGGGATACCGCGCAGTTGATTCACGTCCAGCACGGGCTGGTCGTAAGCGAATCGCAGCGTACCGTGACGGTGGACGAGACGCTGCACGTACTTACGGGCGCGGTGGAAGTGTTCATGCAAGGGGCCAACAAGATCGGCTCCCAGATTGCGGAACAGACCTCCAGGGTAGAGCAAACCCATGGCCATGTGAAGCAAATCCAGGGGAAAGCAAGTTCATTCTCGGATGAAGCGAAACGAATCATGGATGCGGCACATGAAGAAACGGCGATCATGCAGGAGATTTCTTCATCGGCCGAAGAACTGAGACAATTGACCGATCGTTTGCTGGACAAAACGAAAGCATTCCGGATGCAGCCTTGA
- a CDS encoding ring-cleaving dioxygenase yields MQIKGLHHVSALTAKAAANYRFYTEVLGLRLIKKTVNQDDVTMYHLFYGDEIGNPGTELTFFEMPMAGQTREGVNSISATSLRVPNDKALDYWLQRFDEYDVNHGNITERAGRLTLAFTDFENQRLILVSDENNTGVAGGKPWDRSPVPAEYGIVGLGPVQLTVEDASLTAGVLTDLLGFRLKGSFPAFVAGQPDVLVFESGEGGSGSEVHVEERSDLPIERPGRGSVHHVAFRVDNEEELKQWVERVRQSQFSNSGFVDRHYFRSLYFREPNGILFELATDGPGFGTDESFEFLGESLALPPFLEDRRASIEAHLKPLDTVIR; encoded by the coding sequence ATGCAAATCAAAGGACTGCACCATGTATCCGCATTAACCGCAAAAGCAGCAGCCAACTATCGCTTCTATACCGAGGTTCTTGGACTGAGACTGATCAAAAAAACCGTCAATCAGGACGATGTAACGATGTACCACCTGTTTTACGGCGATGAAATCGGAAATCCCGGCACGGAGTTAACCTTTTTCGAAATGCCGATGGCCGGGCAAACCCGCGAAGGAGTAAACAGCATCTCGGCCACCTCCCTCCGCGTCCCAAACGATAAGGCACTGGACTACTGGTTGCAGCGTTTTGACGAATACGACGTGAATCACGGCAACATCACGGAGCGCGCCGGCCGATTGACGCTTGCTTTCACCGATTTCGAAAACCAGCGTTTGATCCTCGTCTCGGACGAAAACAATACGGGCGTTGCCGGAGGCAAACCATGGGATCGCAGTCCGGTGCCTGCGGAATACGGCATCGTTGGCCTGGGGCCGGTACAACTTACCGTGGAAGACGCTTCACTTACGGCAGGCGTGCTCACCGATCTGCTGGGCTTCCGTCTGAAAGGTTCCTTCCCTGCTTTTGTGGCAGGACAACCGGATGTGCTTGTGTTTGAATCCGGGGAAGGCGGCAGCGGCTCCGAAGTTCATGTGGAGGAACGCAGTGACCTGCCGATCGAACGTCCCGGCCGCGGCAGCGTGCACCACGTTGCCTTCCGCGTAGACAATGAAGAAGAGCTGAAACAATGGGTGGAACGGGTGCGCCAATCCCAATTCTCCAACTCCGGGTTCGTTGACCGGCATTATTTCCGCTCCTTGTATTTCCGTGAACCGAACGGCATCCTGTTCGAACTCGCTACGGACGGTCCCGGATTCGGTACCGACGAATCGTTCGAGTTTCTCGGGGAATCGTTGGCTCTGCCTCCATTCCTTGAAGACCGGAGAGCCTCCATCGAAGCTCATCTTAAACCGCTCGATACCGTCATTCGATAA
- a CDS encoding TIGR02206 family membrane protein, with protein sequence MADPKWLDPFDEAPFIMFSWPHLWAVFGIAAAIGLLYVLKSRLRAWSEKKRKVLRICMAGMLLSMEIMLQSWYGYGGVWSPQTSLPLELCSLTLLLSAVLLLTRSKWLHSALLYAGIAGAMMAIVTPNLGYAFPHFRFIQFFTAHGLIILALLYMTWVEEMRPGWKSVIGSICFVNLAALAVYIVDVMLGANYMFLRHKPDTASILDVFGPYPLYILWEEGLAAALFALMHVLLFAIPDKIHRIRNANPAEKRGARLSETR encoded by the coding sequence ATGGCTGATCCGAAGTGGCTTGATCCATTTGATGAGGCACCGTTCATCATGTTTTCCTGGCCACACTTGTGGGCAGTGTTCGGCATTGCTGCTGCGATCGGGTTGTTATATGTGTTGAAATCCAGATTGAGGGCATGGTCCGAAAAAAAAAGGAAGGTCCTCCGAATCTGCATGGCAGGCATGTTGTTGTCCATGGAAATCATGCTTCAGTCATGGTATGGCTATGGCGGGGTATGGAGCCCGCAAACGTCCCTTCCGCTTGAGCTGTGCAGCTTGACCTTGCTGCTGTCCGCCGTCCTGCTGCTGACACGAAGCAAATGGCTGCATTCCGCATTGTTGTACGCCGGGATCGCCGGAGCCATGATGGCGATCGTGACGCCCAACCTTGGTTATGCGTTCCCGCATTTTCGCTTTATTCAATTTTTCACTGCCCATGGCCTTATTATTCTTGCTTTGCTTTACATGACTTGGGTGGAGGAGATGCGTCCGGGCTGGAAGTCAGTCATAGGTTCGATCTGTTTTGTAAATCTGGCTGCCCTGGCCGTGTATATTGTTGATGTGATGCTTGGTGCCAATTACATGTTCCTGCGCCATAAGCCCGATACGGCTTCAATCCTGGATGTGTTCGGTCCTTATCCGCTGTATATCTTGTGGGAGGAAGGATTGGCCGCTGCCTTGTTTGCGCTCATGCATGTGCTGCTGTTTGCCATACCGGACAAGATCCATCGTATAAGAAACGCGAATCCGGCAGAAAAAAGGGGAGCCCGGCTTTCCGAAACACGTTAA
- a CDS encoding SDR family NAD(P)-dependent oxidoreductase: MTERLKDKVAIVTGGGSGIGQATAIKFGEQGAQVFMLDRTPENAEETKRSIEEIGGIAHVLECDVSKPDQVRQAIDQAARMAGRIDVVFANAGINGTMAPIETMEMDDWDQTMDINMRGTFATVKYAIPHMKERGGSIIITSSINGNRVFSGIGFSAYASSKAGQTAFTKMAALELARYGIRVNAVCPGAIDTNIDDNTYPSDDLKEVQIPVQFPEGHEHPLKGKPGTSEQVANVVLFLASDEASHVTGTRIYVDGAESLLRG; this comes from the coding sequence ATGACAGAACGTCTAAAGGATAAAGTCGCGATCGTCACGGGAGGCGGTTCGGGCATTGGCCAGGCCACGGCCATCAAATTCGGGGAACAAGGCGCTCAAGTATTCATGCTGGACAGGACCCCGGAGAACGCGGAGGAAACAAAAAGGAGCATTGAAGAAATCGGCGGCATAGCCCATGTGCTGGAGTGCGACGTGTCCAAGCCGGACCAAGTCCGCCAAGCGATCGACCAAGCTGCCCGAATGGCGGGCCGCATCGACGTCGTGTTTGCCAATGCCGGCATTAACGGCACGATGGCCCCCATCGAAACGATGGAGATGGACGATTGGGACCAGACGATGGATATCAACATGCGCGGTACGTTCGCCACGGTGAAATATGCCATCCCCCACATGAAGGAGCGTGGCGGCAGCATCATCATTACGAGCTCGATCAACGGCAACCGCGTATTTTCGGGCATCGGATTCTCGGCATATGCTTCCAGCAAGGCGGGGCAAACGGCTTTCACCAAAATGGCCGCCCTGGAGCTTGCGCGTTATGGCATTCGCGTAAACGCCGTCTGTCCCGGCGCGATTGACACCAACATCGATGACAATACCTATCCTTCGGATGACCTGAAAGAAGTGCAGATTCCCGTCCAGTTTCCGGAAGGCCACGAGCATCCGCTGAAAGGCAAGCCCGGAACCTCGGAGCAGGTAGCCAACGTTGTGCTTTTCCTGGCTTCCGATGAAGCGTCCCATGTCACCGGCACGCGCATATACGTGGACGGGGCGGAGTCGCTGCTCCGGGGGTAA
- a CDS encoding YqkE family protein, with protein MAKSKKHSPAPKAAQDKPATLKDLLSSDVLAKLKAQADEAKAAETERKERERQEAEAVRKAEQKRLENDFEYLLNNSSLDWKKHK; from the coding sequence ATGGCCAAATCCAAAAAACACTCCCCTGCCCCAAAGGCAGCCCAAGATAAACCAGCAACGCTGAAAGACCTTCTGAGCAGCGACGTGCTGGCAAAGCTCAAAGCACAGGCCGATGAGGCCAAGGCGGCGGAAACGGAACGCAAAGAACGGGAACGCCAGGAAGCGGAAGCAGTACGCAAAGCGGAACAGAAACGGCTGGAGAACGACTTCGAGTACCTGCTGAACAACAGCTCCTTGGATTGGAAAAAACATAAATAG
- a CDS encoding peptidylprolyl isomerase: MFGRLKKTTATSLMLALLLIIISGCGRASSGAAETPEPVEPEGPNPVATIEMQDGQKIVIELYPGIAPNTVNNFISLANKGFYDGTIFHRVIPGFMIQGGDPNGNGTGGPGYTIKGEFTSNGHKNNLKHTRGVISMARSGNDLDSAGSQFFIMESDADHLDNAYATFGKVTEGMEVVDAIAAQERDKKDKPLQDQVMKKVTVDTHGLEYPEPVKMP; the protein is encoded by the coding sequence ATGTTTGGTCGATTGAAAAAAACGACGGCAACTTCGCTGATGCTGGCGTTGTTGCTTATCATCATTAGCGGCTGCGGGCGCGCATCCAGCGGCGCAGCCGAAACGCCCGAACCGGTCGAGCCGGAAGGCCCGAACCCGGTGGCAACCATCGAGATGCAGGATGGACAAAAAATCGTCATTGAGCTGTACCCGGGCATCGCGCCGAATACGGTGAACAACTTCATCTCGCTGGCGAACAAAGGCTTTTACGACGGAACGATCTTCCATCGCGTCATTCCGGGCTTCATGATTCAGGGCGGAGATCCGAACGGAAATGGTACCGGGGGGCCGGGATATACCATTAAAGGCGAATTTACGTCCAACGGCCATAAAAACAATCTGAAGCACACGCGCGGCGTCATTTCCATGGCGCGAAGCGGGAATGATCTGGATTCGGCAGGCTCTCAGTTTTTCATTATGGAATCAGATGCCGATCATTTAGACAACGCTTATGCTACCTTCGGTAAAGTAACGGAAGGCATGGAGGTCGTGGATGCCATCGCTGCTCAAGAACGAGACAAGAAGGACAAGCCCCTTCAGGATCAAGTCATGAAAAAGGTGACCGTCGACACCCATGGGCTCGAATACCCTGAACCGGTCAAAATGCCTTAA
- a CDS encoding MFS transporter, producing MNFSWKRNLVILWIGVFFCSTAYSISIPFLPLFLSHDLGVRNHLEFWSGLAFGITFLASALVSPFWGSLADKYGRKPMLIRSGYSLAVLYLINYFIQDPYSLIVVRTFQGLLAGFVPAAIALVGTNTPEEKTGYALGIMSTSGATGGIIGPLIGGVVSHYYGNRSAFLFSAIVVLISALIATFWVKEQNFNRNKARSHVMDDIREARANRVFITVLGMMGICTFSVMILEPLLTVYVMEMGVQPDRASLSSGIIFSAVGIATVIMAPKWGKIGSRIGYGKVLIIGLVGGAVGNLLQFFTTGYVGFGILRFVYGLFFAAVFPAINAMIVQVTEPGFRGRAFSLNQSASQIGTMAGPLIGGMLGGWLPIRWIFVINGAALLLTAIAARWSGLERRLPGADKSSSDKVST from the coding sequence ATGAACTTCTCGTGGAAGCGCAATCTGGTTATTTTGTGGATAGGGGTGTTTTTTTGCAGCACGGCCTATTCCATCTCCATTCCGTTTCTGCCCTTGTTTCTAAGTCATGATCTGGGCGTTCGGAATCATCTGGAGTTCTGGTCAGGGCTTGCCTTTGGCATCACGTTTCTGGCCAGTGCGCTGGTGTCGCCCTTCTGGGGGTCACTCGCCGACAAGTACGGTCGCAAGCCGATGCTGATCCGGTCGGGATACAGCCTTGCGGTCTTGTATTTGATCAATTATTTCATTCAGGACCCGTATTCGCTGATCGTCGTTCGCACGTTTCAAGGGCTGCTGGCCGGTTTCGTCCCGGCAGCGATAGCTCTGGTAGGCACCAATACGCCAGAAGAAAAAACGGGGTATGCGCTCGGCATCATGTCGACCTCCGGAGCGACGGGCGGCATCATCGGGCCGCTCATCGGCGGTGTGGTCAGCCACTATTACGGCAATCGAAGCGCGTTTTTGTTTTCGGCGATCGTGGTCCTTATTTCGGCCCTGATTGCTACCTTTTGGGTCAAAGAACAGAATTTCAACCGGAACAAGGCGCGTTCCCATGTCATGGATGACATTCGCGAAGCGAGAGCCAATCGCGTGTTCATAACGGTGCTCGGCATGATGGGCATATGCACGTTCTCGGTCATGATTCTGGAACCGCTGCTGACCGTGTACGTCATGGAAATGGGCGTACAGCCGGACCGGGCTTCGCTCAGCTCAGGCATCATTTTCTCGGCCGTGGGAATTGCAACCGTGATCATGGCCCCGAAATGGGGGAAGATCGGTTCCCGCATCGGTTATGGCAAAGTGCTGATCATCGGACTTGTAGGGGGAGCCGTCGGGAATCTGCTGCAGTTTTTCACGACGGGTTACGTAGGGTTCGGCATATTGCGGTTCGTGTACGGTTTGTTCTTCGCAGCCGTATTCCCGGCGATCAATGCCATGATCGTACAGGTAACCGAGCCAGGGTTCCGCGGCAGAGCCTTCAGCCTGAACCAGTCTGCTTCCCAGATCGGGACGATGGCCGGGCCGCTCATCGGCGGCATGCTCGGCGGATGGCTGCCCATTCGCTGGATCTTCGTCATCAATGGAGCTGCGCTGCTGCTGACGGCGATTGCCGCCAGATGGTCCGGACTGGAGCGAAGGCTGCCTGGTGCCGACAAGTCTTCATCAGATAAGGTTTCAACGTAA
- a CDS encoding HAMP domain-containing sensor histidine kinase — protein MKNVPKAIIVLWIGLLFFMVWPLGTSAAAVQENNRSIPVTMWEIKWGNVNDQGFISEISGLDDVWERRGSGRMDYESSGQPTQSLWTRLTIPELNEDSPAIRFENIKGQHIVMYLQDRKVYENYHYNYDNNAVLLPLNQSNSGDRLYIWSENSNGRLGIQGTVEIGRYTVLQEKYIHSGLLDVILGATFLFTAITMVSCTFFFGKFHKGLWISLCVVMGSIGIMIITYSPFLYTFYQNQGNLYSVLFDTAMLSGMPALCYFFEQIIGRGPYGVFTKLRKFQLVYSIIAILALSVYFASEGQVNLLYVILVQKGNGIVLVVLLTLLMIGTVSKAMQKNREAIMLAAGFGTFALVSVAELLWFYQRGGAYHLTWWKWSMAAFIVSLIAILGSRFAEKHTKVIEYSKELELFNNELQRSEKMEIISELAASVAHEVRNPLQVTRGFLQLMTEQEDHINKGYVRIALEELDRASDIITDFLTFAKPEFDQIASLNIAEEFDHIEGILVPMANLEGGKITTDIPPNLWIRGNSSKFKQAFINIIKNSIEALQGQGQIDIWAYAQDGVIKVHVRDNGEGMDEEALHRLGEPYFSNKIKGTGLGMMVTFRIVEAMNGQISFTSTKGVGTEAVVSFAEFVS, from the coding sequence ATGAAAAATGTGCCCAAAGCAATCATCGTCCTATGGATCGGATTGTTATTTTTCATGGTCTGGCCACTTGGTACGAGCGCGGCGGCTGTTCAAGAGAATAACCGTTCTATTCCCGTTACGATGTGGGAGATTAAATGGGGAAATGTGAATGACCAAGGGTTTATTAGCGAAATCAGCGGTCTGGATGACGTGTGGGAGAGAAGAGGTTCAGGCCGAATGGATTACGAATCTTCGGGGCAGCCCACCCAATCCTTATGGACTCGTCTTACGATCCCGGAATTGAATGAGGATAGCCCGGCTATACGTTTCGAGAACATTAAGGGCCAGCATATCGTCATGTATTTGCAAGACCGTAAAGTGTATGAAAACTATCATTATAATTATGACAATAATGCCGTTTTACTTCCCCTCAATCAAAGCAATTCGGGTGATCGGCTCTACATATGGTCCGAGAACAGCAATGGTCGTTTGGGCATTCAAGGCACTGTGGAAATTGGACGATATACCGTTTTGCAGGAGAAGTACATTCACAGCGGGCTGCTCGATGTCATTCTCGGAGCAACGTTCCTGTTTACGGCAATTACGATGGTGAGCTGTACGTTCTTTTTTGGGAAGTTTCATAAAGGCCTGTGGATTTCGCTATGCGTTGTCATGGGATCCATCGGAATCATGATTATTACGTATTCGCCATTTCTATACACGTTCTATCAAAACCAAGGCAACCTCTATTCCGTTTTGTTTGATACGGCCATGCTGTCAGGCATGCCTGCATTATGTTATTTCTTCGAACAGATTATCGGGAGAGGGCCGTACGGCGTATTTACCAAATTGAGAAAGTTCCAACTGGTGTACTCCATCATTGCCATCCTGGCATTGAGCGTTTATTTTGCTTCCGAGGGGCAGGTGAACTTGCTCTACGTGATTCTGGTGCAAAAGGGGAACGGAATCGTGCTCGTCGTTTTGCTCACTTTGCTGATGATCGGCACGGTCTCCAAAGCGATGCAAAAGAACAGGGAAGCCATCATGCTCGCGGCAGGTTTCGGTACGTTTGCTTTGGTGAGCGTTGCGGAACTGTTATGGTTTTACCAACGCGGCGGAGCATATCACCTCACATGGTGGAAATGGTCCATGGCGGCGTTTATCGTATCGCTTATTGCCATTCTGGGCAGCCGGTTTGCCGAAAAACATACGAAGGTGATTGAATACTCCAAGGAACTGGAACTGTTCAACAACGAATTGCAGCGTTCGGAGAAAATGGAAATCATCAGCGAACTGGCGGCTTCCGTGGCACACGAAGTCCGCAATCCGCTACAGGTAACGAGAGGTTTCCTGCAGCTGATGACAGAACAGGAAGACCATATAAATAAAGGATACGTGAGAATCGCCCTGGAAGAGTTGGATCGTGCCTCGGATATCATTACCGATTTCTTGACGTTTGCGAAGCCGGAATTCGATCAGATTGCCTCGCTCAACATCGCTGAAGAATTCGATCATATCGAAGGCATTCTTGTACCCATGGCGAATCTGGAGGGCGGGAAAATTACGACGGATATTCCGCCAAACCTCTGGATTCGGGGCAATTCCTCAAAGTTCAAGCAAGCCTTTATCAACATCATCAAAAATAGCATCGAGGCTCTTCAAGGACAGGGTCAAATTGACATCTGGGCGTATGCGCAGGACGGCGTCATCAAGGTCCATGTCAGGGATAACGGGGAAGGAATGGACGAAGAAGCATTGCATCGTCTGGGTGAACCCTATTTTTCGAACAAAATTAAGGGGACAGGCCTGGGCATGATGGTGACGTTCCGTATTGTAGAGGCTATGAACGGACAAATCTCGTTTACAAGCACTAAAGGGGTAGGGACAGAAGCGGTTGTATCGTTTGCCGAGTTCGTCAGTTGA
- a CDS encoding NHLP leader peptide family RiPP precursor, with translation MMVSEKTMREDIIEKAWMDEQFRQQLHANPKQALREAFGIEIPDNVKIRTVEEQQNDYVLVIPPNPSKVNYDVNCGPWRD, from the coding sequence ATGATGGTATCAGAAAAAACAATGCGTGAGGATATTATTGAAAAAGCGTGGATGGACGAGCAGTTCAGACAGCAGTTGCATGCCAATCCAAAGCAAGCTTTGCGCGAGGCATTCGGCATTGAGATTCCGGACAACGTGAAAATCCGTACGGTGGAAGAACAACAAAACGATTATGTGCTCGTTATTCCTCCAAATCCCTCCAAAGTCAATTATGATGTAAATTGCGGACCTTGGAGAGATTAA
- a CDS encoding acyltransferase, with protein sequence MGKTRIEEWTQLRGLAFLAIVMQHNIAEYIYRPDIEQPDSVMLAMIYHLTRFGTPTFVFLSGVLLFYHHRHAKPDYGRFIRKRFGDIFVPFIVWTGIYWIAVRIFTPQFWQADSLDVTSLLRELVIPQTGYHLWFIIMIFQFYLLFPLFLNGTDLIEQRISAARRLSRGKWVALLVLAAAACYALLMKWSYYDMAGWTAAWSRPWSFLLEYRSYSWMMYWFYFVLGAVCAWSVDDWRHRTVRALPYTICVFIGMYVWLGYDVLRGSGETMNLNISTYLKPTTFVIIMAQMLMLYGFLVLLRGQNTRFQRLLAWIGRYSFGGYLVHALVIYGIAYVTRPLQLAGWHLPMTLLSFALTAVAALGISRGLSRLPGARYLTGLNKGNPTNSKRNRSNGEPTHGTPRSDRPVAKPYL encoded by the coding sequence ATGGGCAAAACACGTATCGAAGAATGGACGCAGCTGCGGGGACTCGCTTTTCTCGCGATCGTCATGCAGCATAACATTGCCGAGTACATCTACCGCCCGGACATTGAACAGCCGGATTCCGTCATGCTGGCCATGATCTATCATTTGACGCGTTTTGGCACGCCAACGTTTGTTTTTTTGTCAGGTGTGCTGCTGTTCTATCATCATCGTCATGCCAAACCGGATTACGGCCGCTTTATTCGCAAACGTTTCGGGGACATTTTCGTTCCGTTCATCGTCTGGACGGGAATTTACTGGATTGCGGTTCGCATCTTTACGCCTCAATTCTGGCAGGCAGATTCGCTGGATGTCACAAGTTTGCTGCGTGAACTGGTTATTCCGCAAACGGGATACCACCTCTGGTTTATCATCATGATTTTTCAATTCTATTTGCTGTTCCCTCTCTTTCTCAATGGTACGGACCTGATCGAACAGCGAATCTCCGCTGCCCGAAGACTAAGCCGGGGGAAGTGGGTTGCTCTTCTCGTTCTGGCAGCTGCGGCATGTTATGCCCTGCTGATGAAATGGTCCTATTATGATATGGCCGGGTGGACAGCCGCATGGTCGCGGCCTTGGTCGTTTTTGCTGGAATATCGATCTTATTCCTGGATGATGTACTGGTTTTATTTTGTGCTGGGCGCCGTATGTGCCTGGTCGGTCGATGATTGGCGTCACCGGACCGTACGCGCCCTCCCTTATACGATCTGTGTATTCATTGGTATGTATGTGTGGCTTGGTTACGACGTGCTTCGAGGTTCTGGCGAAACGATGAACCTGAACATCTCGACCTACCTGAAACCGACGACCTTTGTCATCATTATGGCCCAAATGCTGATGCTGTATGGCTTTCTCGTCCTGTTGCGCGGCCAGAACACGCGGTTTCAGCGCCTGCTGGCCTGGATCGGCCGTTATTCATTCGGCGGTTATCTCGTTCATGCACTTGTTATTTACGGCATTGCGTACGTGACCCGGCCGCTGCAGTTGGCTGGATGGCATTTGCCGATGACGCTGTTATCCTTTGCCTTGACGGCGGTGGCAGCACTTGGCATCAGCCGCGGCTTATCGCGTTTGCCCGGAGCGCGCTATTTGACCGGCTTGAACAAGGGGAATCCCACCAATTCCAAGCGAAACCGTTCCAATGGTGAGCCAACTCACGGCACGCCGCGATCCGATCGCCCGGTTGCCAAACCTTATCTTTGA
- a CDS encoding LCP family protein produces the protein MLKKWLWGTALTLALAVTGIIIYYGYSIAHFANSISTASHTPTASTETGSSENAPETAIPKWEGKERVNILLLGGDSRGDDAGRSDSVMVASIDPVTKTAHLFSVLRDTYVDIPGHGKSRLNAAFSYGGAELTKQTVSHLLGIPIQHYVYTDFTGFIALVDAVGGIDIDVEKDMHYTSKADKHMYDIDLKKGLQHMDGKTALQYVRFRHDATSDFTRTERQRIFMTELAKKLQSTSSLFKVPEILEAVAPYIETDLSPTQMLKLAALGFDINVNEIDKQQIPPYKLLTNEMAGSAQVLGVDVNKLQAYIQDLFDQDAQQQTQTETDSESELEIETKTTN, from the coding sequence ATGCTGAAGAAATGGTTATGGGGGACCGCTCTGACCCTGGCTCTTGCCGTAACGGGAATCATCATTTACTACGGATATTCGATCGCTCATTTTGCCAATAGCATATCGACGGCCTCGCACACCCCAACGGCTTCTACGGAGACAGGCAGCTCAGAGAATGCGCCAGAAACCGCTATACCGAAATGGGAAGGCAAAGAGCGCGTGAACATCCTGCTGCTTGGGGGCGATTCCCGCGGAGATGATGCAGGCCGATCGGACTCGGTCATGGTCGCTTCCATTGATCCGGTCACCAAAACCGCCCATCTGTTCTCCGTGCTGCGCGACACCTATGTCGACATTCCGGGGCATGGCAAAAGCCGACTGAACGCCGCGTTTTCCTATGGCGGAGCCGAATTGACCAAACAAACCGTAAGCCATCTGCTGGGCATCCCGATCCAGCACTACGTCTACACCGATTTCACCGGTTTCATCGCGCTCGTGGATGCGGTCGGCGGCATTGATATCGACGTGGAAAAGGACATGCACTACACCAGCAAAGCCGACAAGCATATGTACGATATCGATCTGAAGAAAGGACTTCAGCATATGGACGGAAAAACGGCTTTGCAATACGTGCGTTTCAGGCATGACGCCACATCGGACTTTACCCGTACCGAGCGGCAGCGGATCTTTATGACCGAGCTGGCCAAAAAGCTGCAAAGCACCTCTTCGCTATTCAAAGTGCCGGAAATTCTGGAAGCGGTGGCTCCGTACATCGAGACGGATCTCAGCCCGACCCAGATGCTGAAGCTGGCTGCGCTCGGATTTGACATTAATGTCAACGAGATTGATAAACAGCAGATCCCTCCGTATAAGCTGCTGACCAACGAAATGGCGGGCTCCGCTCAGGTTCTGGGCGTGGATGTCAACAAGCTGCAAGCCTACATTCAGGATTTGTTCGATCAAGATGCGCAGCAGCAGACGCAAACAGAGACTGATTCTGAAAGCGAACTTGAAATAGAAACCAAAACCACAAATTGA